CTTGTAATTTCGCAAAGTCGAGAGGCGCCCGCGCGCGGGACGTGATTTCCTTCCGAAGCTGTGCCCTAACCTTGCCGACTGTTCGCGCGTATCCTAATTACCGCAACGCGACGATCGTCTGGTACTTCGATCGCCCGACAGTGACACCGCGAAGTCACTGGCAGGCGTCGCGACGAAACAATAACACGGAATGTGCGTAGCTATAAGTCTTTCGACGAAATCGGCTTGAACGACGCGACGGCCGACGGACGACGAGATTCGGAGCAACGAAAACTTTTCAAAGATCTCGCAGATAAGTTCATGCGCCACCTGTCGCGGGACACCATGGGTAGTCGATGATTACGATGGGTAGTCGATTATCGATTACGATTATCGAACGTCTTAAGACGCGAGCGTACGCAATTGTTTCCATGTAGGGTGTTCAGCGATAGATGGCGCGTGTAATTATCTACGCGGCCTTCGAAAATTTTCGTCGCTCTGGAGCCGGTCGGTTGGCCGTCGCCACGTCGCGTTGTTCAGGCCGATTTCGCGACTGCCGAAAGAATTGTGATTACGCACAATCCGCACATTCCTTGTTATTGTTTTGTCGCGTCGCGTGCCAGTGATATCGGTGTCGTGAGGTCGTACCGGGTGATCGTTGCGTTGTGGTAATTAGTCTACGCACGGCAGTCGACAAGGTTATGGCGCAACCTCAGAAAGACATCGCGTTTCGACGGGCGAACGCCTCTCGACTTTGCGATATTGCGAGTGCCAAAAGAGTTGAAGTTCTACGCGCGATTCACATATTTCGTATTATTCTTTCGCCCCGTCGCTGATATCGGTGTCATGCGAAGTGCCGGGTGATCGTCACGTTGCAGTAATTAGTCTACACGTAAGTAGTTGGTAAGGTTATGGCGCAACCTCCGAACATCGCGTTCCGACGGGCGGACGCCTCTCGTCTTAGCTCGTAAGGGTCGTTGCGATAGTTGGagcgtaaataaataatctgcGCAACCTTCGGAAAGTTTCCGTCGTTTCGAAGCTTCCGTCGGCAGTCGCGTCGTTCAGGCCGATTTCGCAGCTGCCGAAAAAGTGGTGGCTACGCACAGTCCACACATTCCATTGTTATTgtttcgtcgcgtcgcgtgccAGTGATATTGGTGTTTTGCGGAGTGCCCGGTGATCGTCGCGTTGCGGTAATTAGTGTAAGTACGCGCAAATGTTAATCTTAGCTTCGCGAGTGAACAGTGTTTTTGTGAGTACCATGGATGTGCAGCGacggagagaggagagaaggagaggagaGAAGGAGGCGGCCAGGATGGCATCatgcaacggcggagcaaccctTGGGTGAGATATTTATGACTTATTTCATTTGATGTTTCCTACGTATCTGAATTTgttattcattttttgtttattatcacAGTAACTCTAAACTCTACATTATCGTAATACGATTGGAGTAATCCAgcacgcaatataaaatataaaaaatttacgaaatataatatttatgataattatttgaatattttataaatatttacgaaattatTTCGTAAACGTTTTTGTGATCTTAGATTGAACAGctcataaagatttataataaatattgtataaaaatattcataaaatatgtgtgtataaaatgttataaattattaattttttcatttaccataaacataaaatatgtagtttATATTTTAGTAACATTTTGGCTGaagatttttttcctttatgtatataaaatatctataaaatagttatgtaatatatgaaatgtaaataataaatatttacagaaatacTGTGTGCTGCCTGGCaagaaaagttaatttattaatttttttcttaagttaaataatcatgtatgtaaaaaagaaaacagttacaagaaaaattacatttgcataaaaaatatttcttcatattatatcatacattttatttgcaaataaaatattaaatctatttcataatttatattataatgcgGATTTATATGCACTTTACAGATTAAACTAtgttacaactccgctgctgcgcatcggtccggtgagttataaaatttctttaattttaaaattaaaaaaaaatttggtgggGCTAGCTTAACATTCAACTAGCCCTCGCCCaacaaaaaagtatttactaagtgtatttattaagtatttagtAAGTGAATAAACAAATACGGTagaattaaatgctaattaggtgcttcaagaaataatgaaaataaatcgaaaatatttattacggaACTTAGAAGCCGTGTGGTTGGTTTACGAGAGAAAAgtcatctttaaaaaattaggtgctcgtataaattttgtgtcaaaaaattttctttgtaatattgtttaaaGATATCAAGTCGCCAAATTTAATGCCCGTTCCGTTTGACAAGTACTCGAACTTAAAGATCGGTTGTGCGATTGACTGACAAGAGAGATCATCTTTAAAATTGGGTTGGGTAAAATCGAATACTGATCAAACGGATTGAACACTAATTCGGCGACTTGATATGTctaaatgatattaatgaaggaattttttattatcaaatttgccCGAGCGCGCAATTTTTTAAGATGACTTTTCTTTTATGAACTAACCTCTCGACTGACTTCTGTaatattttcgatttattttcattattgtttgAAGTATCTAATCAGTACTTTATTCTActgtatttgtttatttgtttgcaaaataaatatttatttttttattgggaAGGGGTCTAGCTCAATGTTAAGCCATccgcaacaatttttttctaattttctgcCAAACGGTTCAAGCGTAATTTTGGATTTGAGATCcaaattagcacttaattagcatttaattttaaaatattttaaaatcaattttgcgtTGGTGGAAAGTTTAATAGGGGTGCATACACCATTCCTCTTTAGATAGCGGATCTCTTTGTGCGGATGAAGGTTCGATCATTAGTAATAGCGCGGGATGAAAAGAGACATGAGGAGAATGTGTCAGagctaatttatatttatcatgtacCAGCGTGGAATGACAGCCTCGATTCTTCACGCTTGGAGAGGAACATTTTTATTAACCCCCGATTATACCACAGCGAGGTTGCAGTACTGACCctcacagaaaaaaatagtattaatcaTTAGTATCAAATTGAAACTAATATATGTTAACCATCATTCATTTATcagtaagaaattatattattatgcttatatgtgtatttaataaaataatgataattttgtttataaacaatttaatcttTCTAAATGAATGTGATAAACTCGAGGGGGAATTCaaacttaaattttatcaaaatttatattttttatatttttattttaataagtattataataattatgtaaagaaCATAATATGATTGCATTAATAATAGCAGTATTAAAAGGATCTAGTTTTTAAAGATTGctatttaaagatattattattttctattgttttccACTCAAatcgtgaaaattattattaaataatgagtatatatatttttttattttataaaactatgcaaattttttcatgtaaacaagttatgtctgtttataacactaataaaacatttcaatatttaacatttcgaaaaatatttttaaaaaaagaatttttattttttctatgtccgcactataaaaaaaattgaaatattaactaGCAATATCAACTGTTAATTGGGACGTTTCCTTCGACATTTATtggttataaaatttgattgtaatgacaaaatatacatttctatgaaatatattaattttttttattaattggtttatgggttagaaataaaaagttatttcactatatttaaatacagttttatttctgtgaaataaatttataacccataaataaattttcaagtagCTTTTTCTCACTGTAGTGGCTTCATAAAGGGATATtgaaaaatactgttttttataCAGTTGTCACGAAATCGCTCCAATAAATTGTAGCGCCGTGTATGTTTACGAATTGAGGTTTATCTAACCCTGTTGTAACAGTTATCCTTACCCGAGCTTGATTGTGGCTTATGTaaggattaaatttaattagattgtTACCTGGTACTATGAATACGTGAATCGTTATTAACGCGCGAGCGGTTAAGTAAACAAGCCCCATCGAGATGTCTAAACTCTCGTTGCACTAGACGCAATCAAAGTTATTCCCGCGGTCTCCATATGACGCGCGTTACACAAGGCGTACGTCTTTGTCCACTCCACGTGATTGATTAATGATAGCGAGCAAGGTCCGCCGTAATAAAGACGTGGCGGCAGCTGTGTTTACAGCGATGTAATATCCTACGGTAATGGTGACGCGACTTTCTATCGTAAATCAGTCCGACGTAATCGCAAGGGCCGACATCTACTATATCCGTAGGTGATAATTGATGCTCAAATACAAGATTCACTGGTCCCAACTTTAATCACGCACCGGATTGTACTTAAATTCCGGAAACGATCAATTCAACGTTAGACGTGACGCTAAAGGACATCTTCGATCAAGAATTAATCAAGGATTGATTTCGTTATGCGTGTCAAGGaagtaaattaattcttaatttaccAAACGGAaatggggagagagagagagagagagagagagagagagagaaataacgCGTGCTACCGCCAACCACAAATTTTCCCCGCATCCTTCCTGAATGCTCGAGGATCTACAACAGAATCTCAAATACATTTTCGCGCATTTTGCCAAGGGAATCGGGTCTATTAATAGAATAGCGACGTCTCTCCTGGGATGCAACGTTTATTCTTAATGCACCGTAACACATATCTAACGATGAGTCAGCTACATAGTCGTGGTACATGTTTGCTTTCTCtccaaatatatattatatattaatacaatataataagatacgtatgtatgtgtggGTATGTGTATAGTACCgcgtacaataaatatttacaacaatttGAATCAGAGCAGCCCGTGTTGGTTTCGAGGGCGAGGACGACAACACGCGGGCGACGGCAACACTCGTCGTCCGGCGTCACCGTGGATCGTCTTCCATTCTCGTAGCGAAATAATTACTTGTGGAGATCGTGAGATCACATACTCGACGGCGGCGCCGGTCAGGCTGTTTTACACCTGATTCTCATCATCCTTAGACGGATGCGCCGCGTTCCACTCGAGAGCCTTCAGTATTAGCGGCGGAATTTCCGGCGTGGTGGGTAGATGAGCGCCCACCGGCTGGAAGCCGTTCTTGTCAGCCACGTAAGTCAAGGAGATTGCCTGACCGTCATCGCTCGAATAGCTGAAACCGCCCTCCGCTCTCATCGCCTCGTTGTCGGTGCCAGCTTCCTCCAGGTGACCTTCCTCCTCGGCCTTGATACCGTTACCGCTCTCGTAACTCCACTTGTACGATCCGTCCGGGTTGGGACCCTCTTGGGTCTGGCTGATGATCGGTATCGGTTCGTCGGCAGGCGCTGCCAAGGCGCAAGCTGCCAGCACAATGAAGGCTATCTGGAagaataaaaacagaatttcaTATTAATTGCGTAAGTGATAAATACGTAtttaattcggaaaaaaataatttagggGTGATCAGGTTAATCGCAACGATGCATTTACTTCAGCTATGAATTTTAGCTGAAGAACCAcgtttactattaaattttttttaattcacatttaattataaatttaaatattaaatctttatcaATGTTACGCAATTATCTTGGTGATGTTGCATTGATGATGTTGCAGTACttttgaacaaaattaattGCTTTTGTAAAATCATGCAGATTGATGAGgttagtatttatttaatagtcaTCATTAAATCGTTAAAAAGGTTCACCATCAATTTATCATTGGAAAATATCGCGGGGACAGTTTTACTGTCACgactattttaattaatctttttttctctaaatcattGTATCGACCTCCTACATTTAGGACGTAACTTTCACATCTCGGATTAGGACACGTAcactttaaaagttaaatacaaATTGTGAATAGGAGATTCTaatattgattgattgattgaaaTCGCTTGTACGTGACACTGTGTTACGTAATTTGTTGGTATTGGCCGTTGCATCAATTCGAAGATTACAAATCGGCAAAAGGTCCAATACGAGCGccataataaaagtaaaagtaatatTCATCCTTGGAGATTAaagatataacaattaattctgTAGATTGGCCTATCGTTCATCGATATTAGATGGGATCTCGATTAAAGTGATGATTGCGCGAACAGGAATGTACCCTCGgcgaatataatttaataccgATGCGCAACGATAAAGTATCGAAGTCGCGGTATTCGATAACAACGTTGGATCGCGGTGCAGAGAACTAAACGATCCTTAGTCAACCGCCACCGGTTAAGTTTCCAGGTGCATAAACATCGGATGAACATTAGCCTTCTTGTTAGCTTCCCTGTTTGAGGCTCACGTCGTTGCACAAGTGTTTATGCGGTACGTGGTAATAACTATCGCCACTTAGATACTCTCGAAGACGCGATTTCTTTGACGTGGCTATTCACCGTGTGATTAAAGTCAATGTTACATTCTATTATAATCGTATACCAAATATTagatgttaatatattaaaatattcgttttaacgaaatattaaagtctttaaattttaatatattgcaaCCTTTGTTTGCGACCTATATTACTGCCAATCTACTCTCAATATCGAATTTGAAATTGCTAGATAGATCGCGTTGCGATGGAGGAAATTCTGCGAATCAATGAAAACGGGCGTCGCGCGTCGCAGTAGTGATACCGTTTTGAGTCAGACACAACGGGGATCGCGGTAGTATCAGCGTTATTAGGTCAGACGTCGCATCTTAAATAAACCTCGAGCTTTTGACGATTCTCTTACCGTTGTATAATTCTATAATCTGAATAATTATTTGGCATAGTGAATAAAACAATtgcatcattttttaatatcttgaatcgaataattaaaaaaaaatagttcaaCGGAGCATTATTGGAAACgtcaatttctaaattatttagcgagattgaatttattttagtaCATAGATTATTTAGGGATTGCTGAATTGAACAAGTTATATCGAATATACTGTTTGAAAACTAAAGTGATCAGTTATGCACTATGATTTACGGAAATGCTGTTATGCTTAGCAACTTCTCGGCTTTAAACACTATGGTAAATTCATGAAACATTGTTAATAAACTAGAATTATCGACGATaaacatatgtttattttaattatttaaatatgctatatgtttatttcaaagaagacagataaaggagaaaaataaattgatcggtttaataaaatttacatattgtaacaaaaatcgTTTGGTAAAAAATTACAGATCAGTCATTTTGATTGCTTTAATAGTTCTAatgttaaaacagaaaataaatttagaaataattgaagAACAAAGTATCATTATCTTGTGTTTCTTCTTCCTGTctcacaaaataaaacttatttatgaCTCAGTATATTTTAAGGAAAGATTGTCTTACTCCCGATTACATATCGTATTACGCCTGTAACAAACGATTACATACCGTATCGTTTGCTACAGGCGTTTGTTGCTAAACATTTTGTACACGAAAATGTTTTACACGCGAGCACAGCAGATTTCGGGGTGTAACTCGGACTGTGTCGATCGATATCCTTACACCAACGATCCTCCGGGACACGCTACTTACCCTCCGATCCCGACTCTCGCCCCGCGTTTCTACCCACCGACATCCGAGTCCCCGGAGCTCCCTCCCGGTACGCTATACCGGATATAATCGAGAAGTGTCACTTACAACAACGTAACTCACAGAGCGTCCGGATGCGCGCACAGGGATCCCACCGCCGGGGACCGGAAATGCACGTCAGATTCACACAACCCGGGCTGCGATTACCCGAAGATTGTCTCGCGGCGGAAGTGCCCTCCGGCATTCTTGCTCCCCAGCCCCGAGCTTGCTTTCTTTCCTCTTAATTAAACGCTTACCAATGACGTGTACATGCTGCGGCAGTAATCGCTGATGGGCAAGTGTTTATCAAGCCCCGCAGCGCTCGTCGTATATATACCCCTCGAGGCATCACTAACACCATCGATGCACCGATGGCCACTACGTTACGATAGTATGCAGGATGCACATGGGGACACACAGAGGGGCCGCGTGTGGGGACAGACAGAGGGGTTTACACGGATCCATGCTTTAACACGGCGTTGttacgtgtgtgtatgtatgtgtgtgtgtgtgtaagtgcGCGTTGCCATCGTTGAGCCGAGAGACAACACACTCCACATCGCATAGAAGAGAGACCATCTTCCCTGAGATCACCATGTCACTGCGCTAAATGTCATCGGGTCCCCCGTTGGAGAATGCTTGCTCAATTGTCACAATTTCTTTAACGACCATCCGCACGGGGATCCGTTTTTCTTTTCCGTCGACCAGTCA
The DNA window shown above is from Solenopsis invicta isolate M01_SB chromosome 10, UNIL_Sinv_3.0, whole genome shotgun sequence and carries:
- the LOC105193182 gene encoding larval cuticle protein 65Ag1 isoform X2, with product MYTSLIAFIVLAACALAAPADEPIPIISQTQEGPNPDGSYKWSYESGNGIKAEEEGHLEEAGTDNEAMRAEGGFSYSSDDGQAISLTYVADKNGFQPVGAHLPTTPEIPPLILKALEWNAAHPSKDDENQV
- the LOC105193182 gene encoding endocuticle structural glycoprotein SgAbd-4 isoform X1 is translated as MVSKVPEIAFIVLAACALAAPADEPIPIISQTQEGPNPDGSYKWSYESGNGIKAEEEGHLEEAGTDNEAMRAEGGFSYSSDDGQAISLTYVADKNGFQPVGAHLPTTPEIPPLILKALEWNAAHPSKDDENQV